GGCTTATGTTTCCGCAATTACCGACGAGGCAAGCAAAGAAGTTCTAGCGTTCCAAGTAAGTAATAGTCCCAATAGTAAATTAATTATGGATACATTAAATGAATTAACGACAGTTATACCTAAAGGAAGCAACCCAGTGATACATTCAGATCAAGGCTGGCATTATCAACTAAATTATTATACTGATAGGCTTTCTGAAGATGGATTTATACAGAGCATGTCTCGCAAAGGAAATTGTCTCGACAATGCGCCAATCGAAAGTTTCTTTCATCTATTCAAAACAGAATGTCTCAATGGATTTCCACCTTGTAAAGATATGAAAGAATTTAGGAAACTTTCTAAGGAGTACATCGATTGGTTTAACAATCGACGCATCTCAAGAAAAACAAAAGGCATGACTCCCCGCGAATACAGGGAACATGCCTTATCAGCTTAACAATATTCAATTTTGTCTAACTTTTGTGTTGCACTTTAATTAGAACGGATTTTTGGTTTTGTTTTAAAAACGGTTTTGTTTTAGAAACACCAAATTAATTATAAGGTATTTTTGTCGAGAATCTTACCAGATTTTAGATCTTCAATCTCAGAAACAACAAAACTCTTCTTTTCAAGACGTTTGATGATTTCCTTTAAGGTATCAACACTAGTGCCTGATGGAAGCGTAAAGAGTGTTCTTCGTACGACTTCATTTGATTTTGCATCTAAAGTCATACAAGCGGCAACAGAAACATATTTAGCAAAGATTTTTGACATCTTCTCTAGATCGCCACGATCGCCAGAAGAACTAACAGTTAGGACATAACTACTGATATCAAGGTTCCAGGCGTCAGATAACATACTGAGCAATCTTGAGTGAGTCAAGATTCCATAGAATAAGTTATTTTCGTCCAAAACAGCGATATAAGGCAAATCTTTGATATTAAAGAATACCTTAAAGAATGGTGAATCCACGCTGATAGTTTTAGTAGCATTCTTCATAAGTGTTGTTACAGGTAAACTCATATCACCGCCACGTGACTTATGACGATAGATGTGCATCTTGTAAATGTTACCCCTAAATATCTGTCCGCTTTCATCCAAAATTGGCACACAACGGAAACCAGAGTCTTCTAGGACCTTTAAAGCTTCCTCAAGAGTAACTGTTTCTTTAACTGTGGTCAGCTTGTCCTTTTTAAGTACAAGTGATTTAACTAACATATATATTCACATCCTATCCAACTATAATTGAATTAATAATACAGTAATTTAGAACAAAAAAAAAGCTGAAACAAATTTTTCATTTGTTTCAGTCTTTTTTAAGCATGAATCAAAGATTATTGACGACCTTCGATACCTGTAGCTTCAAAACCATCTTTAAGAATCTTTTCAAGTTCTGCAGCTGACTTCTTCATTTGTGCTGATTCTTCATCATTCAATGGAACTTCGATGATTTGTTTTAGACCCTTACGGTTAACGATAGCAGGTGAACCGATGTAGATGTCTGAAACGCCATATTGGCCAGTCATCATATTTGATAATGGAAGAACAGTGTTTTCATCGTTTAGCAATGCCTTTGAAATTCTTGCAAGAGCAGTACCGATACCATAGAATGTAGCACCCTTAGTATTGATAATGTCGTAAGCTGCGTTAACAACCTTCTTGTAAATCTTGTCAAGAGTATCTTTAGTGATTTCTGGATGTGACTTCATCCATTCAGCCATTGTAACGCCACCGATTGTTAGATGTGACCATGCAGCGAATTCTGAATCACCGTGTTCACCCATGATGTAACCATGAACTGAACGAGGGTCAAGATCTAATTCTTCACCAACGAATTTTTGTAATCTAG
This sequence is a window from Companilactobacillus alimentarius DSM 20249. Protein-coding genes within it:
- the cbpA gene encoding cyclic di-AMP binding protein CbpA, producing MLVKSLVLKKDKLTTVKETVTLEEALKVLEDSGFRCVPILDESGQIFRGNIYKMHIYRHKSRGGDMSLPVTTLMKNATKTISVDSPFFKVFFNIKDLPYIAVLDENNLFYGILTHSRLLSMLSDAWNLDISSYVLTVSSSGDRGDLEKMSKIFAKYVSVAACMTLDAKSNEVVRRTLFTLPSGTSVDTLKEIIKRLEKKSFVVSEIEDLKSGKILDKNTL
- a CDS encoding L-lactate dehydrogenase; the protein is MTTPTNEKNHQKVLLVGDGAVGSTFAYAMTLQGIAQELVICDIAKDKIKGDAMDLADAIPFSFPKNIHAGEYSDAKDADLVVITAGAPQKPGETRLDLVNKNLNILKTIVDPIVESGFNGIFLVAANPVDILTYATWKLSGFPKERVIGSGTSLDTARLQKFVGEELDLDPRSVHGYIMGEHGDSEFAAWSHLTIGGVTMAEWMKSHPEITKDTLDKIYKKVVNAAYDIINTKGATFYGIGTALARISKALLNDENTVLPLSNMMTGQYGVSDIYIGSPAIVNRKGLKQIIEVPLNDEESAQMKKSAAELEKILKDGFEATGIEGRQ